Proteins encoded together in one Bactrocera neohumeralis isolate Rockhampton chromosome 4, APGP_CSIRO_Bneo_wtdbg2-racon-allhic-juicebox.fasta_v2, whole genome shotgun sequence window:
- the LOC126756942 gene encoding sapecin-like, protein MKTIVLFAALLCVFCLFQGIKAAPADAAALEAVDAELAVLKADPAVELSRQKRATCDLLSGTGVNHSACAAHCLLRGNRGGYCNSRAVCVCRK, encoded by the coding sequence ATGAAGACAATCGTACTTTTCGCTGCTCTGCTCTGTGTTTTCTGCCTGTTCCAAGGCATCAAAGCAGCTCCTGCTGATGCAGCTGCTCTGGAGGCCGTTGACGCTGAGTTGGCTGTGCTGAAGGCAGATCCTGCAGTGGAGTTGAGTCGTCAAAAGCGCGCCACTTGTGATCTGTTGAGCGGAACCGGTGTTAATCACAGCGCTTGTGCGGCCCACTGCTTACTTCGTGGCAACCGCGGTGGATATTGCAATAGCCGTGCTGTTTGCGTTTGCCGCAAATGA